The [Clostridium] colinum genome includes the window TTATTATACTAGACGAAGCACAAAATACAACGCCAGAACAAATGAAAATGTTTTTAACTCGTATTGGGTTTGGCTCTAAGGCAATTATTACTGGAGATTTAACACAAGTAGACTTACCAACAGGTAAAAAATCCGGTCTTATTGATGCAATAAAAATCTTAAAAGATATAGAAGATATTGGTATATGTAAGTTTAGCAATAAGGACGTTGTTAGACACCCTCTTGTACAAAAAATAATAGGCGCCTATGAAAAATTAGAAAAAGAGAAAGAAAAAATAAAAGAAAAACAAAAGAATAAAAACTAAGTAAATGATTTATTTTTCAATCTTTACTTAATATAAAAGGAGTTTTTATGAATATTTTATTTGATAATAATACAAATTATATTATAGATGAAAATACTTTTGATTTGATACAAAAATGTATAGAAGAGTGCCTTAATATAGAAAATTTTACACATAATGTAGAGATAAGCCTTTCAATTGTTAATAATGAAGAAATAAAAGAAATTAATACCCTATATAGAAATATAGAAAAAGAAACAGATGTTTTATCATTTCCATTATTAGATAGCTTTGATAATATAGACAATAATGTATTGCACTCTATTCCATTAGGAGATATAATAATAAGTATTGACAAAGCTATTTCTCAATCTAAAGAATATGGACACTCCATACAACGTGAACTTTGTTTTTTAGTAGTCCATAGTATGTTACATCTTTTAGGCTATGACCATATGACAAAAGATGAAGAAAAAACTATGTTTGAAAAGCAAGATATTATTTTAGATAATTTAAACATAAGGAGATAA containing:
- the ybeY gene encoding rRNA maturation RNase YbeY — encoded protein: MNILFDNNTNYIIDENTFDLIQKCIEECLNIENFTHNVEISLSIVNNEEIKEINTLYRNIEKETDVLSFPLLDSFDNIDNNVLHSIPLGDIIISIDKAISQSKEYGHSIQRELCFLVVHSMLHLLGYDHMTKDEEKTMFEKQDIILDNLNIRR